In the Candidatus Eremiobacteraceae bacterium genome, one interval contains:
- a CDS encoding pitrilysin family protein, which produces MIAFVAALAVAAASLTSSSLSASGAAVDRATLANGLRIIAVRDAIAPVVTVEMTYLVGAVDTPPGFPGMAHAQEHMAFRGLAGLTGDQVGGIFAELGGDANAFTQPTTTTFRTTLPAADLGIVLHVEACRLRGIDDAADEWARERGAIEQEVARDSSSPAYVSLRSMQATAFAGTPYAVDGLGTRSSFDATTAGMLQEFARRWYSPNNAVLVIAGDIQPADAIAQATALLSGIPAGPPPQHARVLLGAVHAPSAHVPGLAADLVAYRLPGSDSPDFAAARVLVDALADKRSALGALVLRGRAQEAGIAPIFGLPAASFVIVHASFANYQGGGIARDLLQQIITDYSSLGVPSDLVTAAQRREALSVQALPGSTDSVADAWTNAVAVEGHDSPDFDAAAYARVTVADVNRVAKKYLDASQAISVVSDLRVAAAKRKPESNPEVFAPQSVAPKSLPDWAQPATIDPASLGFAATERTLSNGLHVIVIPQPESGVVVIRGRVISQPSLEEPQGKEGVAKLTDLMLGFAPRATDQSTFATDLDSIGADEKTGSEFGIAVLRGDFDRGVQLLAESETTPALSKQAFDIARASVFIDALTASAVDQAAAARIYPAGDPELRSISITSSLSLTMADVTRYYGSSFIPNLTTIVIEGPVTADDAVASVSKWFGSWRAALIPPVTDLPPVAPNSADSVFLRDDAEQADNVDMKESIEVVRSNRDYYPLLLANEILGGDGFASRLFDDLREQQGLVYSVGTDLNVGDTRSTFGIGFACDPVNVSRAEAIVRHDVLALTQSPPGDAELARAKLRVVGRLALGLANQDDFATHALDLSTARLPLDEDARAVDAIEHLSGQDVQAAFARWIRAGDFVTVVSGPVPH; this is translated from the coding sequence ATGATCGCATTTGTCGCGGCGCTCGCGGTCGCCGCTGCGTCCCTGACATCGTCTTCGCTTTCGGCAAGCGGCGCGGCCGTGGACCGCGCCACGCTCGCCAACGGACTTCGGATCATCGCCGTTCGCGACGCGATCGCGCCGGTAGTCACGGTCGAGATGACATACCTCGTGGGAGCCGTCGATACGCCGCCCGGTTTTCCCGGCATGGCGCATGCGCAAGAGCACATGGCATTTCGCGGACTCGCCGGCCTTACCGGCGACCAAGTTGGCGGCATCTTCGCCGAACTTGGCGGTGACGCGAACGCTTTCACCCAGCCGACCACGACGACGTTTCGCACGACGCTGCCCGCAGCGGATCTCGGAATCGTCTTGCACGTCGAGGCGTGCCGGCTGCGCGGCATCGACGACGCTGCCGATGAATGGGCGCGCGAACGCGGCGCTATCGAACAGGAAGTCGCTCGCGATAGCTCCTCACCCGCATACGTCAGCCTTCGCAGTATGCAGGCGACCGCATTCGCAGGAACTCCGTACGCCGTAGACGGCCTTGGAACCCGATCGTCGTTTGACGCGACGACGGCGGGCATGCTTCAGGAATTTGCGCGGCGCTGGTACTCGCCCAACAATGCGGTGCTCGTGATCGCCGGTGACATCCAACCTGCGGACGCTATAGCACAAGCGACGGCCTTGCTCTCGGGCATTCCCGCCGGCCCACCGCCGCAGCATGCTCGCGTCCTTCTTGGCGCCGTGCATGCGCCGTCCGCCCACGTACCCGGGCTCGCAGCCGATCTTGTGGCCTATCGGCTGCCCGGAAGCGATAGCCCTGACTTTGCCGCTGCCCGAGTGCTCGTGGACGCGCTTGCCGATAAGCGCAGCGCGCTTGGCGCGCTCGTTCTCCGCGGCAGAGCGCAGGAAGCGGGCATCGCGCCGATCTTCGGACTTCCCGCCGCATCGTTCGTCATCGTGCATGCGTCGTTCGCCAACTATCAGGGCGGCGGTATCGCGCGTGACCTGCTCCAGCAGATCATCACGGATTATTCCTCGCTCGGCGTGCCCTCGGATCTCGTGACGGCAGCGCAAAGACGCGAAGCATTGTCGGTCCAGGCCCTCCCCGGATCGACAGACTCTGTCGCCGATGCGTGGACGAACGCCGTAGCGGTCGAAGGCCACGATTCGCCGGACTTCGACGCCGCGGCGTATGCGCGCGTCACGGTCGCCGATGTGAACCGCGTGGCGAAGAAATATCTCGACGCGTCACAGGCCATCAGCGTCGTGTCCGACCTGCGGGTGGCCGCTGCAAAGCGGAAGCCGGAGTCGAATCCCGAGGTTTTTGCACCGCAATCCGTCGCGCCGAAATCCCTTCCGGATTGGGCGCAGCCGGCCACGATCGACCCCGCGTCGTTAGGTTTTGCCGCGACCGAGCGCACGTTGTCCAATGGTTTGCACGTGATCGTCATTCCGCAGCCGGAAAGCGGTGTCGTCGTGATCCGGGGGCGCGTCATATCGCAACCTTCTTTGGAGGAACCTCAGGGAAAGGAGGGCGTGGCCAAGCTCACCGATCTCATGCTCGGGTTTGCGCCGCGGGCGACAGATCAATCGACATTTGCGACGGACCTCGATTCCATCGGCGCCGATGAAAAGACGGGCAGCGAATTCGGGATCGCTGTCCTGCGCGGCGATTTCGACCGCGGCGTCCAGTTGCTCGCCGAAAGCGAGACGACGCCGGCTCTTTCCAAGCAAGCATTTGATATCGCACGAGCGTCGGTGTTCATCGATGCGCTGACGGCCAGCGCCGTGGACCAGGCCGCCGCCGCGCGCATTTACCCGGCAGGCGATCCGGAACTGCGTTCGATCTCCATCACTTCCTCGCTCTCGCTCACGATGGCGGATGTGACGCGGTACTACGGTTCGTCGTTCATCCCGAATCTCACCACCATAGTCATCGAGGGACCGGTCACAGCCGATGACGCGGTCGCCTCTGTGAGCAAGTGGTTTGGATCGTGGCGGGCGGCTCTCATACCGCCGGTCACCGATCTTCCGCCGGTGGCGCCGAATTCCGCCGATTCCGTGTTTCTCCGCGATGATGCCGAACAAGCCGATAACGTCGATATGAAAGAATCCATCGAAGTCGTGCGATCGAATCGCGACTATTATCCGCTCCTGTTGGCAAATGAGATACTCGGCGGAGACGGTTTTGCCTCGCGCTTGTTCGACGATCTGCGCGAGCAGCAAGGACTCGTCTACTCTGTCGGAACCGATCTGAATGTCGGGGATACGAGGTCGACGTTCGGAATCGGCTTTGCATGCGATCCGGTCAATGTGTCGCGCGCGGAAGCGATCGTGCGTCACGACGTCCTTGCCCTCACGCAATCGCCACCCGGCGATGCGGAACTCGCGCGCGCTAAGCTGCGGGTCGTCGGTCGACTCGCCCTCGGCCTCGCGAACCAAGACGACTTTGCGACCCACGCGCTCGACCTCAGCACGGCCCGTTTGCCGCTTGATGAGGATGCACGAGCCGTTGATGCCATCGAGCATCTAAGCGGGCAGGATGTGCAAGCGGCATTTGCGCGGTGGATTCGAGCCGGCGATTTCGTCACTGTCGTCTCGGGGCCGGTGCCGCACTGA